The sequence TGACGCCCAGGTTGTCGGCAAACCAGCGGATCACTTCCGGGTTCAACGGCTCTCCAGCGCTGCTGACAATCCGCAGCTTGCCCTTGATCGAGCTGGCAAATTGTTCGCCACCGGCAATCAGCAGCCGATAGGCCGTGGGTGAACCGGTGAGGTTGGTGATGCCATATTTATTGATGACCCGGCAGGTGCTTTCCAGGGTGAACGGACCATCGTAAAAGGTAATCGGATGCCCCATGGACAAGGGCCCGGTCACGCCAAAATAAATGCCATAGGCCCAGCCCGGATCGGCTACGTTCCAGAACGCGTCTTCGGGGCGCAGGTCCACGGCGTCGCGGGTGTAGCTCTGGAAGGCGACAATCGCCTTAAGCGGCACCGCCAAGGCTTTTGACGGACCGGTGGTGCCAGAGGTGAACATCAACAGAAAGGGCTCATCAGCGTCCAACAGCACCGGCTCGCAGACGCTGGAATGATTGGGCAACTCCGCCCAGAAACTGAAATCGCCACGTACAATGCCTTCACCCTTGGGGCCGGCGACGGTGACGATGGTTGGGCAGTCGGCAACTTCGTTGAGTTTGGGCCGGTTGACCGCATCGGTGACCACCAGCGCGGCGCCGGAGCTGCTCAGGCGGTGCTCGATGGCCTTGGGGCCGAATGCGGTGAACAGCGGCTGATAGACCGCGCCGATGCGCCAGGTGGCAAACACCACCACCAGCAATTCGGCGGTACGCGGCAACAGGCCGGCCACTTTGTCACCCCGCTTGACCCCCTGGGCCAGGAGGAAATTGGCGAAACGCGCCGCCTGGTCCTGCAACTCGCTGAAGGTGGACGTGGCACTGCGGCCATCCTTGCCCTCCCAGAACAGCGCAATACGCCCCGGCAACGCATGCCGATCACAGCATTCAACGCAGGCATTGAGCCCTTGCAGGCTGCCGGACAGTGCGGCGTCGACCGTTTGCTGGTAGTTGAACTGGGTGGTGGCCGTCGAGTAATCACGCATCGCTTCAAATCCCTCTGTGTTTTTGTTTTCAGGATGGGCTACGTAAACCGGGGAAATAGTCGCCCCAGAGCGCCCGGCGGACAATGGTCAAAGCCTTCAACATGGCTGACTGGTTTGGCCAATAGCCTGGGTCATAGAGCCCGCCGATCACGCGGTCGACACTGGCGATTGGACGCTGCGCGGCCAGGCTTCTAATCTGATGGCCTGCACTTGCGATGAAGCCCTCCGATGATCGTCCGTCCAAAACCCAAACTGCTCGGCATCCTGTTCTCGCTCAAAGGCTCGATTGCCAAGCGCATCGCCACGCGCAGCCTGATGGTCACGTTGCTGGCCTCGGTGATTGTGCTGGTGGAAACCCTGCACCCGGCGTATTTCTCCAAGGTCAACGCCACGCCCTTCACCTTGTTGGGCCTGTCGCTGTCGATCTTCATGAGTTTTCGTAACAACGCCTGCTATGACCGTTGGTGGGAAGGTCGCAAACAACTGGGGCAGATGGTCATTGAGATACGCTCGTTGATCCGTGAAACCCAGGTCTTGCGCGACCCCGCCGAGCGTGCCGGCGTGCTCCGGGGTTTGTGCGGGTTTGCCCATGGCTTGGTTGCGCACCTGCGCCGGGAAGATGAGGCGCGCGTTATCCAGCCGTGGATCGTCGTGACCCCAGGCCACCCCAACCTTCCCGACAGCGTCCTGCAAGCGGTCGGCGCCCAGTGTTCGACGGCGGCTGAACAAGGCCGGATCAGCGACTGGCGCTACACCCAGCTGGAAACCCGTCTGGCGGGCCTGAGTCAGGTCCAGGCCGCCTGTGAGCGGATAAAAAGTACCCCGTTGCCCTTCCCCTACACCTTGCTGCTGCACCGCACCATTTACCTGTTCTGTATTCTGCTGCCCTTCGCTATGGCTGAGCCGTTGGGCTGGCTCACGCCGCTCTTCACCGCCATCGTCAGCTACACCTTCTTTGGTCTGGACGCCATCGGTGATGATTTGGAGGACCCGTTTGGCTTCGATGAAAACGATCTGCCCTGCGATGCCATCGTTCGCACCCTGGAGCGGGAAATCCTCGCCGCCCTCGGCGAAACCCAACTGCCGCCGGCGCTGGAGCCTGTGGACTATGTGCTGACGTGATGCGGGTTTGACACATCGAGTGGTCTGACCGAAGCTGATGGCTTTGTAATAGCTGCCCAGCTTTTGGACGCCTGCATGTCAAAGTCTCGCCGTTACTCCATCATCGGCTTGTGCGCCCTGTTGTTTATCGTGCTGATCACCTGGTATTTCACCCGCACCGCTCAAGTGGCCGTGCCGCCAGCCATTGCCCACGGCTATTCCAAGGCTTTGAAACAAGCCCGTAACGGCGAAGCAGGAGCCGCACGGGTGTTGTATCAACAACTGGGGCGTCCAGACTTGTCCGATGTACGTCGGGCCGCCCTGCATGCCGAACTGGCGAACTACCCCAGCCCCCAAGCCTTGAAGCTGGCAGACAAGGACCTGGCCAACGAAGCACCGTTGGTGCGCCAGGCGGCCATTCACAGCGTTGTCGGGCTGGTACCCAGCGGCCAACGCACGTTATTGCTTGGTCCTCTGCTGGAAGATCCCGAACAAAGCGTACGGTTTGCCGCCGCCAACGCCTTGCTGGGCCTTTCACCCGACACCCTGGGCTTGTACTTCGGACCGTTGCAACGAGTGCTCGACGAGTTTGAGAAGCAGCTCAAGGGTCAACCCGAAACCGCCGAGGGCTGGATTCAACTGGCACGCCTGTACATTCACAACGCTCGCCTGCAGGAGGCGCAGAATGCTCTGGAGCAGGCCCTGCGCCTTGAGCCGGACAACCTGCCGGCCGTCGTGGCGCAAATCGAGTTGCTGGACAAGCAAGGCAAGGTCGACGACTCCCGCCAGTTGCTGGCCAATCAACTGCAAGCGCACCCCGAGTCGGCCTACCTGCAGCACGCCTTGGGCATGTGGCTGCTGCATCATGGCGAACGCGAATACGCCCTGCTCGGCCTGTCCAAGGCTGTAGAACTTGAGCCGGGCAATCAGGATTACCGCTACGACCTGGCTACCACCCTACACGCCCAGCAGGAACTGGAAGCTGCCCAGCGTCAGTTGGAAGAGATCGTCCAGCGCCACCCGGAGAACCGCAAGGCACGGGTGCTGCTGGTCAACTACTGGACGCAAAGCGGCCAGTTGCAAAACGTCCAGGTGTTATTGGCACAGCTGGAACAGCAGAATCCCGACGATCCGGCGCTGCAACAGGGTCTGTAGCCCTGCAAAAGTTGGAGACTGCGAGCCACCTTGCATAATTGAAAGATAACGTTGAACGGCCCCACGGCTCCACTGTCAAGTGAATATGGCATGCCTCACCCGGCGTGCCTTTCTCCTGACACGTGACTTGAGGGCACTCCTTGTCTACATCCAAAGAGCTGTTCACAGCAAAAGCAGCAACCGGTATTGAAGGGCTCGATGACATCCTTTCCGGTGGGCTGTCCCGTAGCCATTTGTTCCTGCTCGAAGGTGAGCCCGGCACCGGCAAAACCACCGTGGCCCTGCATTTTCTCCAGGCAGGGGCCAGGGCTGGCGAGCGCTCGCTGTACATCACGCTGTCGGAAACCGAGCGGGAACTGCGCCAGGGTGCCAAATCCCACGGCTGGGATCTGGACGAGAACATCCATATCTTCGAGCTGACCCCGCCGGAAAGCCTGCTCAACGCGGACCACCAGCAAAGCCTGCTGTACTCTTCGGACCTGGAGCTGGGGGAAGCCACCCGACAGATCTTCGAAGTGGTAGAACGGGTCAAGCCGACCCGCGTGGTCATCGACAGCCTCTCGGAAATCCGCCTGCTGGCGCAAAGTTCCTTGCGTTATCGCCGGCAGATTCTGGCGATCAAGCACTACTTCGTGCGCTACGACGCCACCGTCCTGCTGCTGGACGACCTGACCACCGAATCCCTCGATAAAACCGTACACAGCGTGGCCCATGGGGTGATCCGCCTGGAAGAACTGACCCCCAACTACGGCGCTGAACGACGGCGTGTACGGGTGGTGA is a genomic window of Pseudomonas sp. ADAK18 containing:
- a CDS encoding AMP-binding protein produces the protein MRDYSTATTQFNYQQTVDAALSGSLQGLNACVECCDRHALPGRIALFWEGKDGRSATSTFSELQDQAARFANFLLAQGVKRGDKVAGLLPRTAELLVVVFATWRIGAVYQPLFTAFGPKAIEHRLSSSGAALVVTDAVNRPKLNEVADCPTIVTVAGPKGEGIVRGDFSFWAELPNHSSVCEPVLLDADEPFLLMFTSGTTGPSKALAVPLKAIVAFQSYTRDAVDLRPEDAFWNVADPGWAYGIYFGVTGPLSMGHPITFYDGPFTLESTCRVINKYGITNLTGSPTAYRLLIAGGEQFASSIKGKLRIVSSAGEPLNPEVIRWFADNLGVTIHDHYGQTELGMVLCNHHGLDHPVHVGSAGFASPGHRIVVLDDNHQELPAGQPGILAIDRDQSPMCWFAGYEGGKTKAFVGQYYLSGDTVELNPDGSISFVGRSDDVITTSGYRVGPFDVESALIEHPAVVEAAVVGKPCPERTELVKAFVVLSPQYRAAPELAEELRQHVRKRLAAHSYPREIEFVSELPKTPSGKLQRFILRNQEIAKVQAAQAAATAV
- a CDS encoding bestrophin family protein, with the protein product MIVRPKPKLLGILFSLKGSIAKRIATRSLMVTLLASVIVLVETLHPAYFSKVNATPFTLLGLSLSIFMSFRNNACYDRWWEGRKQLGQMVIEIRSLIRETQVLRDPAERAGVLRGLCGFAHGLVAHLRREDEARVIQPWIVVTPGHPNLPDSVLQAVGAQCSTAAEQGRISDWRYTQLETRLAGLSQVQAACERIKSTPLPFPYTLLLHRTIYLFCILLPFAMAEPLGWLTPLFTAIVSYTFFGLDAIGDDLEDPFGFDENDLPCDAIVRTLEREILAALGETQLPPALEPVDYVLT
- a CDS encoding HEAT repeat domain-containing protein, whose translation is MSKSRRYSIIGLCALLFIVLITWYFTRTAQVAVPPAIAHGYSKALKQARNGEAGAARVLYQQLGRPDLSDVRRAALHAELANYPSPQALKLADKDLANEAPLVRQAAIHSVVGLVPSGQRTLLLGPLLEDPEQSVRFAAANALLGLSPDTLGLYFGPLQRVLDEFEKQLKGQPETAEGWIQLARLYIHNARLQEAQNALEQALRLEPDNLPAVVAQIELLDKQGKVDDSRQLLANQLQAHPESAYLQHALGMWLLHHGEREYALLGLSKAVELEPGNQDYRYDLATTLHAQQELEAAQRQLEEIVQRHPENRKARVLLVNYWTQSGQLQNVQVLLAQLEQQNPDDPALQQGL